The genomic stretch caagattacaagtttacaagaataacaaataacctctctcaccctaaattaggatttgcagcttagcaatgatgagagactagtatgctatttataataaaacctaacatactaactaatgggctttttcagcaaggcccattacacaagccaacttaataaacaagctaacttaacaaattagggtttaaacactagaacctaatttaacatgctaacaactctagcatcttcgacatctgcatgctagacccatcttcgactacagcaagcacacttcgacaccagcatgtgaacaatccttcgacttcatgcttaactctgtcgaactgtcgaaccaagaagctacccttcgacaatactagagttcgatccaatatctcacacgtGCAttaacaaaatcaatacaaatgaaagattaaacataataatatccaattaaaacaagaaatgtcggtctctcgcatatatacacaatggaaagccacctcacatttatggtaaaaagggaaaactaattgtgattcaagtcatgagaaagttatgcaaaaagaatgattaatatgaaatttgtacaaatgaaaagtctcataaacatgttatgctatagagaGCGATAAACAAGTACCTTGctacgtacaaatttgaacaatcattaccgcacaaccggcatgtgGAATCTATCATaattggagaattaccaaatgagACTCCAAgcgatcgggccaaaatttgaatataaacataaacaagtgaattaaaaataaaactataaaatactatactataaagccttggtgtaagtgagaAAAAGGCTAGGcaagtgaaccattaaaaagaattcactgGCCAAAAGTTACAGGGCACGCGACACGTCCTTAAGTCCGCGCGACGCGTCCTATGTTCTGCCAAACCAAGCTGTTGATCCCCCaggccgcgcgacgcgcgctacgcTAGAAAAACCAAACCAATTCAGAAAACTAGAATTTCCAGTGCGCCACCTCTTAACACCTACACTACTCGtttacataaaattaaaacagaaaaatatacaactgttggggtgcctcccaacaagcgcttgttttacgtcgtaagcacgacgcctttattgtgctcGCGTAGTAGATTCCTCCACGACACGCCAACGCTTTCGCCCCAACGCGAACCTAAAGAAAGTGTTCTAACCACACACGAACAAACATTACGAAACAAGAGAATATATAACAATATGTAAACAACATGTATTAGCAAATAAGTAACGATAAGAAAAACCACAatttttacaaaagtttggtgaaattaactaaacaagttgaaaagtgaagattggaaattaaagaactatccgagttcaacttgttttataagtccaccaaacaaaattaaaacatgtaTCTATGCAATCAACTATACAAAAGTATACAAGTATAAGGAAATtcacaaatatacgatattcacaaaactcaaaaacaaagaaactatcgcaatgcgaattcaataaaaaacaccaatccccgacaacggccccattttgttgaagcgataaagtggcaagcaacaaaagttttggaagtatttatctgggaaattatcgtgtccacaaataTTAGTGCTATTgaattgccgttcgacggattcttagttcttgagtttgggttaaatgggttttaagtagacaaggaaaaaataacatatgaacataaaaataattcattcttgatagagaataacttatctggtttgaatctaaactaatcctcacaaacttagatttatcactccgccgtacttaatctacaatactcatcagaatcaccacatatccctcacatcaatgtccatttctgcaacaccgatgagagttcaactatattgctctttcgatgatgtctcaaccgatcaaacaacatagagacattaaactcagatattatgtggatgttaaccctaaTCCTATATCTataatcaaaagctaacagatatccccctaatcaagatttgtgatgtctatttctagaacaacacaaatccaaagcatttaagtaaaaagatcaaggaaacaccgattaagatttgtaaatcaAATTTTATACAACAATAGAGTAACAAATATACATAGGCTTAGAGTAAaattacaaacaaacccaacaaaaatGGTTACAAATAGAAGAGGAAAaaaagaaaaccaaatctttcaCGGTGTCAATCACGAGCAAAGAAGCTTCGACTCCGAATCATCCGATTACAACCTCCAATGGTGTTTTCTAAGATATCtagaccaaaaatgaaggtttgatggattgggaacaaatacccaaaaaaaataacctaaaaaatgtgtttttcccctatttatgcaattttggatATGGTGTAGCACGCGTCACGCACAAGAAGGCGTGCCGCACGTTGACTGATGTCTTGGAAAAATCAGCATTagtgttttggccataacttgagaactgtaactcgatttgcgcccggttcgaagcgttggaaagcttattcaatttcctatctaaaaatgacaacatatcaaccaaattggtgatttaattttctttggttttgagccttattcgttgatgCGCTTGTTctgttgctcaaaatcgcgcgtttgaagtcgtgtcttcgacactttattgctcatgctccaaatacgtatcaatacctacaaaatgaatagaaaactatcaaaaagtataaaagtatatgaaaatacaactattcacaaagtatgcGTATTTATATACAAGACGGGGAATTATTGaaacgatattaacaaaaagtatcgataagtgccactatttatatacacaaaataactacattttggcacttatcagagtCCAAGTGTCATCTTGTATATGTGAATTGTATTGAGATTTAATTACTTCAAACCATTCTAGTCGAAATTGATTTATATGCTAAAATTATATATAACTTACGGTTCAAAAGAGAAGTTTACGCTTTTCTTGTTAACTTTGATTGTAAAAATTTTCCACTTTATTATTCACAATGTCATAATATTGATCATAGTTTTTCTTCTTATAAACTTATTAAAGTTAATCAAGAGAAATTTGTAATTAATTAGAAGCATAATCGCATGGGTGCTCAATATAATTAGAATATGAGTGGTTTAGCATATATAGAAACCCCTGGTCATGGTAAAATTGATAAGAATCGTGAATGAGATTCATATTTAATTGAGGTTATTTTCAATTTCCAATCCCTTAATTCAAACTTATTTATAGCATCATATATACCAATGACAATCTTTTTAGTTGATGACATTATACCAACACAAATcatatttttacttttttcaTCTAAATACCCTAAGATAATTAACACTCAACTTTTTACGACACCAGACCTCCTCAAGAACTTTCTTCTTTATTCTCTTAATTGAACATTTGTTAAACACATAAGTTAATTAAGTGGTAACAACTTATCCCAAAAACCCTTTTGCATGCTCATTTGTTTCAATATGCATGAGACGTTTGAAATAgtcttgtttcttttttttttccaagcTATTATAATGAGGAATGCATGTAGATATGGGTTAACATTAAAATTCATGGTCAATATAATACGGTTAAAATACATAGGATATGTACTTTGATTTTAATCTAACAACTTAATCCTTCTAAACACATCAAATACTTCTTCTTGGAATTTGACACTACAACAAATAGTAGATTTCGTAACAAACGTTTACCTTGGCCAATTAATCCATCGAGGTAAAATCTATTCAATTAGGcgtcattccttcatttttattCTAAACCATTTTTTCTCTTTGTCATTGTTACTAACTATGGGAAAGGTCCCTCAGGGACATGCTTTGAGTCTCAGCACCAaccattttgtattttattcattataaaaaaaggtgtgttccttttatttttattttaatataaaattaaatagtttTTCACCTTTGTCAAATAAACCACTCATGGGGAAATTTTCTTCAGATACATGTTTCAAAGTGTGTGCTTGAGAGACATTTCACACAGTTAAATATGACTGAAGTGAGAAGTTGTTCcacttctttttatttcttttaaattaagACAAATTACTTATATAATTGAAGCTTATATCCCCTCAGAACCGAATACCACCCTAACAAAACTCTATCTCCATAAACATACGTAACATCATTCTTCACTAACCTCCATCACATCTTCTCTGACTCGAACAAAGCAAAGAAATGAAACACAAAAATTGCAAGAaggaaacacaaaacttattTATTTGACTTCTTAATAACATTTATGGTATATGAAACATCTCCATTATACATGCTATTGTAacattgattttgttgttgttgagacccTAAACCATAGAGGTTTAATGTTTTTGTTACTGAGATTGTgatttttgttttaatgttttaataTTCTTGCCATTAAGATTATATTAAAGGTcttatgttgttgttttttatgAGTAAAGTaaattttattgttgttgttcaaaCTATTTTTTGTTTAGAGTTTGATGTTGTTACTCAAAGTACTTGTCCTTTAGGGTCTGTTGTTGTTCATGTTGTTGAGACCTTACACTTTAGAGGtttaatattattgttgttgttgagagtgtgattgaatattttatgttgttgttattaagatGAGATTACAGATTATATGTTGTTGTATTGATATTCAAggttttatgttgttgttgttaagatTGAAGGTTTAATATTGTTCTTGTTCAAACTATTTGTGTTTTAgggtttgttgttgttcttgttgagaCCCTAAAATTTAGAGGTTTCATGTTGTAATAGTTGCTGAAATTGACATTGAATTTTTGATGTTGTGGTTGTTAAGATgagattaaattttttatattgttgTTGAGATGCAATTAAAGATattatattgatgttgttgttgttgttactttTTTGttgtgttcttgttgttgttaagATAACTcaactttttatatttaatgcaGGAAGAAGACTAAATTCCTTATAAGGTAGTGGTATCAATGTATGTTCTTGCTTCACAAAGTATGTGAAGTTGTTTCTAGGAGAATTGTTTAATATTAGAAAGATAATGCAGTATGTTAGAATTGTGAAATTTTAGTATCTTATTTCACTTTACCGTGTTCTTGACATTTTGAgcttaacaaaataaaatttattttgaagaataagcaattgattgtattaatttaattatatcacAAAACCATAATCATTTGTTTAACAGAGAAGAAATTGAATCATTAAAGAATAATTACAATccaaaaagaaaatgattaattgTAAAACTTCCtttaatttgaaaagaaaacattAAGTTGCACACTGTAACGCAACTTGGAACATAAAGTTGTATTGGAGCAATAAAATTTgatgtttttcttttcaaattcttACAATTAACCATTTTTCTTTTTGGGTCTCAGTTCTTCTCTATATGATGCAATTTCTTCTTTGAACAAATGGTTATGTTTTTATGATATACCTATATTAATAAAAAGCAAATGATTatactttaaaataaatttttttcatcCCAACTTATAAAGACCACAAAAAAATTAACATAAGATACAATACATTtacgaaacaattaaaagaaaCAACCGTTGTGGAAAGTTTAGCTTTTTACCTCAGTCATATTTTTCCAACCGTGGAGAAAAGCCATATAATGTCCCATTTTGAAAATGCTAAAATATTGTTGATGGAATTCAAACCCATGACCAATCAACTTTTCACCTCGGTTAGTAATTCAACTTTTCAGCACGGTTGGTTTATAGACCAAGGTGAAAAGTGGCGCACTTTCTATGACACTCTTCGTAACCATGAACAATTATCTCTGGTGAGAAATTTTCTAACCAATGTGATAGATAATATTTTTAATAGGGGTTAAATATATAATACCCCATGTAGTATAGGCAAAAAATCACTTTATTCCCctgtaaaaaaaattggataacCCCCTTGAAATATTAAAATCTATGTCTTTTGCCCTCTAAGTGCAAAAGTTACCccctataatatttttttattaatctcCCTAGATTCAGTGTTTAATTTGTACGCTTAGGTgggaatccaaaaaaatatattacaggcggataatccaaaaaatatatattgcaGGGGGGAAAGCAAAAATTGCCTGCATTATAGAGGGATAAAGTGATATTAACCTTTTTAATAGTGTGATCAAATGGATTCTGATTAAGTTTTCTCTCATACTCATCAAGAAATGAAATAAAGTGTTTGTTTCCTCCTagtgattatatttaaaaatgatcACACACATCATAGTTAACCACTTCTAACTAGGGATGGAGCATGTAAGTTAATGTGTATTCGCAgataaaaaaatagatatttaaatACCCGCTTTTAATGTATACATATGTAGATTTAGTGATACTCGTTCCCTTAATAAATTAAGTCTTCCCTTAATAGTTATCCTTATCCATTCCActaataagttataatttttttttatatatcctTAGTTTATTATACTCTGTCTTTTAATCTTCTAAATATTAAGTCTTCTtgttattcttttttattaaaatttttttttgaagaaaatctTTCATATTCTATACAAATCTTATTTGACCATTGCATATATAAGCTTCTTCTATACTCAAGACCTCACTTCCACAATTCTACCGCTTAAACAACCAGTACTGCTCTTCCTCTGTTGAACCTATGCCTCCCTTTTCACTCCTTCGTCGTACGATATTCCACCATAACTCATAGTCACATATCTTTAATCTATTTTGGTTAAAAATGAAATGTATGGATATTATGTTTGGATGTTATTATgttttgtgaaaaagaagaagattAATATGATGAAATGTTGTTATTAAATTGAGACAGAATTGTATCGATGTTATGTGATAATAACTTTTGTGTCTTTAAAAGAAgctaatttttttataagaaaaaaattaggaAATAAATGTTGTCcatattttttttgtgtaagcaaggatAATATAtaaagagaactaagggttctcaaagcCTTTTTACACAAGGATGGGCAAGAGccacaaaaaagagaaaattacaaATCTATTTGAATTACGAAAGATATAGCAAGGGCTCCTTGATAAATTCGTAAAAACTACAAATAGAATGCGTAATATCCCCTATTAAGCTCCACTTCCAAACCAACGATTTAATACCCCATACCGTATTATTCACATTCCACATCTCATTTCTAAAACAAATACCATTCCTTGTTAGCCAAAGGGACCAAACCGTTGCTAACCAAACAACCCCTATTTTTCCtcctttcactttcttttttttacaaaaaagggACCAATCCGAGAAACTAAAAAAACAATCAACGTCCAAAACTCCCACCTCCTTTCAAATCCAAACCGCCACCTCCCTCCACACTAACTCCACCGATTTACACCCAAAAAAACAATGATCTCTATTTTCCAGATTAGTTCCACAAAAACCACAAAGAGAATTATCCAAAGACAAAGCAATGTTTCTATGAACTAATTGATCCTTAGTTGGGAGCCTATTAATAAGAAgcctccaaccaaaagccttaATTTTGAAAGGTACCTCCATCTTCCAAATCAAGGCTAAAACATTATCAAATCTATTAGGCGGACCGAAAGGAATAAAATTTTCCGCATAAAAATTATAACAAGATGCCACCGAAAAAGAACCATCCGCGGTTAAATCCCAACCAAAAAATATTCATGGCTACCCATATAGATATAAAGCGGATATGGCAttactataaataatatattttatgacaaaACTTTCACCTCTCCCAACAAAAAACCGAAGTATAATGTCAAGGCGTgctatgttttatttaaaaataaataaataccatCTATTCCCTCGGTTTTTTAATACAACGGATGAGAAAAAAATTTAGGATATGATTTGAATCCCAACAAatgcagtttatgtttttatttctttaatagtggtgtcttttttattttattttttacttgtaAATTAAATGATCTATTCCTTTCGTTTCTGTAATAACTGAGGGATTAgataatcagattttactataaaaccaCTCGTTAATTAAATTTTACCCTAAATGTAGTGCTGAAAATGAATCAATCCAACTCGAAAATATTTCGACACTCGGTTTgacaattaaatcgttgaactacattcatgaaccaaatgagctgaataTGAGCGAAAAATTAAGTTCGtaaactaaatgagctgaacttgaaccaTACATAGCTCGATTCTTTAGGGTTCGTGAATCAACTTGATTATATATGAGAATGATTATATTATCTTTAAGAGTACGTTCAAAGACTTATTCTAAATCTCAGCCCTATATTTTCTTTAAACCTAACAGTTTTAATTGACCATTTTTATATTCTCAAGCaagtaaaatatttctaaaaatatttatacaaataaaatcaatattatataaattgtgttttttaaaataatttaaaaatcaacatatattttgtaatttaaaatatatcttctaaatttctttaattttaaGAAAATCAAATCTATCGTCtaaaattcttttaattttttaaaaaaagctaTCTTCTAAATATCTTCGGAAAAAATCTACATCATATAAAAATAtccttaaattaaaaaaaaaacatttatcttctaatttattttaaactaccttttaagaaaataatgctttttaaaaatttgtagcatatacttttatattctttttagaatttattttaagTCCGTGAAgcaagcgagttgaacctaacgaGATGAACTTAAGGTaaaccaattcttaacgagtcaagCCGAGCAGATGTGAGTTCGACTCGACATATTTCTTGCTCTACCTAAACCTAATTTATATGTAGTCGCTCTAAACTCGTacgcatcattctttgggatAGATTGGAAGACAGAAAAATCTTCAAGGATTTGTGTTGTATGTCATTCTTCTTACACCaaccttgaaaaaatatttttttccttgcaatatatctcacataatggtgttgatgttgttgttgtattttgaaATAACCTTCATATGTTGTCAAAAAAAAACACTCCATAATTTATTGCTTTTCTTGGTTGACAGCACTGAAAAATTTATTACAAAGCATGTTGTAAATTACAAGAAATGGCAGCACACAAAAATTGATTTAGCTCAGAGAGATTTGTTCCTAAAAAAGAATTTTATTCCAAAACACGTTGTAGATTACCTCAGTTTTTTGATAAAATTGAGGGGAaagtccttattttattttactttttaattaaaaaagaaaaaaaattctccTCGATTTTAAAGAAGAACCGATAGGTTTAGTTACTCAACTACAACAACAAATTTACGCACTACATTCATAAAGTGACATCGCTCAAGATATTACTAACACATCAATCCACAAGAAACTGTCTACATCCACCATTATATATCTTGTTCGCTTTCATGTGAAAGCATTTGTCATGGAAACATTTATAATGAAATCTTGAAACAGATCAATGGGATGGATTCCAAGTGTAAAAAAAAATTTCCTAATGTTGGTGTTCTTACATAATAACTTATCTTTTGACTTTATATTATGTATCTAATTTTTATGTCATGTATCTAACTTTATATCAAAAATTGGATGCATGCAAAATCGTTGAACTTGAAAAGAATTTACACAAAGAGTATACAACAAAACCTATATAACAATAAAAATTTGTTGTTCTATAAGAATAACAGCGACGATGATGAATCGGATTTGTCCAAATCTGGATTTATTGTTCTGCAACAATAAGAGACTTTATATTTTAATACAAAACTGGTATTGtaaataatgtaatttaatattttgtatatttaatgtaatataaattttaaagaaaatttcCTCGATTTTTGACAAAAACCGAGAAGTATATGACGTTTGGGATGAAACctgttttattgtattttttattttaaaaaaatatattttaccttGGGTTTGAGTCATAACCGAGGAAAATTATAAGCGTGTTTATTAAGTTTCTTCATCGTCCTTAAAGAAATCTTTATTGTCTATTTAGTGAGTATCAATGCTTAAGATACTATCATTAGTGATCCCCGTGAAACCTAAaagatatatattattaaaatattatgaaaattaaaaattaataatgaaagaatttgacatgaaaatattgaaattttaagaagtttgaaaatattctctatgatggattgcaagagcaaaaaaaatatttgggttCAAGGTTTGTGTTGTTAAATAGTTATATAActgagtatttattttatttatctaacccttaTTTGTTTCATATTAGAAACAAATGCACGCAAAACATGACAATATACTTGGATACAACATTTGATCTTCCccaagattaaaaaataaataaaggtccAACATTTAATCTTCATTGGCACTGATGACGATAAatcatattcaaaatttgttatatatatttttactttaatattctatgtaaacaatgtaatttgtaaacaaattaatttattaatattctgtgtaaacaatgtaatttgtatttttttaaaaataatatattttcccCCTCGGTTTTGGTAATAAACCGAAAGATATGTggcgctagttttgaaaatataaaaaagctATTGTTGGGGATCGAATCAATGACCATTTTAGCAATTCCCTTGGTTGTTGACAAACTGGGGAATAAAGTGACAAATTTTCATTACACCCTTCATTACCTCGCATCTGTATTCGAAGTAAATCTCCTTCGCGTCCAAggttaaatgtgttttttttagatgcactactagaaatttggcctacggccacgctaaaattttccacaTCTCAGAAACTGTGGCCATATATATGATTTGGCCAGGGTTTTATAAGCGTAGACTAATGTTTGAAAACATTGAATCCAGACTGCGAAACTGTGGCCTTTCCTTCAACTATCCACGATTATTTAACTGCAGATATTTTAAGCCACAAAGTAAAACCGCGGCCTATAATTTTGACTTCAAACTGTGGCTCAAGCCCAAAAAATTATACCCCGCCAGATTTTCcctcttttatttttagtttccctcttttatttttaatttccctCTCTTAAttagtttcttttctaatttattaaattaaaaaaataaaaacataaattcaATAAATTATCTATTCATCACACTTTATCTATGGAAACCCTAAAACGAGTGTTCTccgcctctttgtttcaaactcTCTCCGGTCTCTCCTCACTCTTCTTCTCTCGATGAACACGAAACAGAGCATTATTTCTCCATTCTCGATTGTTTTCCGCCATGAAAGGAGCTCTTAGAACTCGGAGGATCCCACACACCCACACGCAACACCAACAGTGAAATCTTCTCAATCTTTCTAGCGAAATCAAACAAGACGCAAACAACAATGAAAAACCCTAAATCCCAAATCAAAACCAACCCCAATTCAATATTCAATAGTGATTACATTTTACACGATGGAAATCGAAAATTGCAAGAAGAAATAGAAAAGCTACGAATAACAGAAGATCCTCAGGTATACACTTTGCTATTTTACtcgattcttcctcttctttgcAGTTCTTCGAGCTCATCTCCTTCTTCTGCATTTTCTTGGTCTGCTGCGTGTCTGTTGATGTCGTAATTTGGTGAGTAAGTGTTTATTGAGTGTGAGGTTTTATCTGTGTTGGTGTGTTCTCTTGTtgctttgtgatgcttgttgcaACGCTGCAGGTTATGATTGTTagcatttttgttgtttttgtttagtttcAGTTTAGTGAAGTTGCAGTTCTTACAAATGACTATCATTGAAGAGAAAGGCTttggaaagagaaagagaaagagaaagagaaagagagatacAATGGCAGCAGGTGAAGGTGGTGGTGGAGGAGGTGGTGATGGAGGAGGAGGTGGAGGTGGTGGAGGAGGAGGAAAAGTTGATGTGTTTCAACCACATCCTGTCAAGGATCAACTTCCTGGTGTTGATTACTGTGTTACAAGCTCACCTTCATGGCGTGAGTAATATTTTGTTAAAACCCATTTTTCATTTAAGATAAGGTTTCTACCTTTGCTATAATTTCAATGGTTTTATTACATTTGCTTGCAGCTGAAGGGATTTTACTTGCGTTTCAACACTACCTTGTTATGCTTGGAACCATTGTCATTGTTTCAACTATACTTGTTCCTTTGATGGGTGGTGGCGATGTAATCAACTgttttcttttttgaaattttcttgaTGATTGTTTTTGGTTATTTTGATTTGAACTTGAGTTTTTGTTTTGAGGGAAACTGTAGGTGGAAAAAGCTCAAATGATACAAACACTACTGTTTGTTGGAGGCATTAAGACATTGTTGCAGACTTGGTTTGGAACAAGGCTTCCTGTGGTTGTAGGAGCATCGTTTTCTTTTCTCATTCCTGCTATTTCTGTTGCTCTTTCAACCAGAATGAGTGTGTTCCCTGATCCTCATGAGGTTTGTGTTGTTAGCATAGAAATGCTTGTTTTGTTTACTTCTATTCATATAGATTGTTTACTTAGAAATGGATGGTTTTGATTAGCTTGAAGAATAATGTTTGTGCATGTCACTGATGTTGGTTGATTGATTCTTGGTTTAATTTTTCAGAGGTTCAGAATGGTGTTAGTCGTGTCACATGGAGCCCTGATGGAAGTTTTGTTGGTATGTAA from Vicia villosa cultivar HV-30 ecotype Madison, WI linkage group LG4, Vvil1.0, whole genome shotgun sequence encodes the following:
- the LOC131595048 gene encoding putative nucleobase-ascorbate transporter 9; this translates as MTIIEEKGFGKRKRKRKRKRDTMAAGEGGGGGGGDGGGGGGGGGGGKVDVFQPHPVKDQLPGVDYCVTSSPSWPEGILLAFQHYLVMLGTIVIVSTILVPLMGGGDVEKAQMIQTLLFVGGIKTLLQTWFGTRLPVVVGASFSFLIPAISVALSTRMSVFPDPHERFRMVLVVSHGALMEVLLVLRLLNI